A single Cannabis sativa cultivar Pink pepper isolate KNU-18-1 chromosome 7, ASM2916894v1, whole genome shotgun sequence DNA region contains:
- the LOC115697303 gene encoding LOW QUALITY PROTEIN: probable LRR receptor-like serine/threonine-protein kinase At1g53430 (The sequence of the model RefSeq protein was modified relative to this genomic sequence to represent the inferred CDS: inserted 2 bases in 1 codon) — MISALQHPNLVKLHGCCIEGKQLLLVYEYMENNSLAHSLFESEEGEVKLDWNTRQRICIGIARGLAFLHEDSAIKIVHRDIKATNILLDKXLTPKISDFGLAKLNEEENTHISTRVAGTIGYMAPEYALWGYLTDKADVYSFGVVAMEIVAGKNNMKYRPNENFVCLLDWALFLQQKGDIMELVDPNLGSQFNKEEAKRMIEVALLCTNPSPSLRPTMSTVVSILEGRTTIPKLDMALSIDDPFMFTGLRNKLDQISQQNSKTSHSMATQSSNSSSWIDSASASSFSKSSLN, encoded by the exons ATGATTTCTGCTTTACAACACCCAAATCTTGTCAAATTGCATGGATGTTGTATTGAAGGAAAACAACTCTTGTTGGTTTATGAATACATGGAAAATAATAGCCTTGCACACTCTTTATTTG AGTCTGAAGAAGGTGAAGTGAAACTAGACTGGAATACAAGGCAAAGAATATGTATAGGCATTGCAAGAGGTTTAGCTTTTCTCCATGAAGACTCAGCAATAAAAATTGTACACAGAGACATCAAAGCCACAAATATACTTTTAGATAA CCTTACCCCGAAAATATCAGATTTCGGTCTGGCTAAACTGAATGAAGAGGAAAACACCCACATCAGCACCAGAGTTGCTGGAACTAT AGGATATATGGCACCAGAGTATGCATTATGGGGTTACTTAACTGATAAAGCAGATGTATACAGTTTTGGAGTTGTGGCAATGGAAATTGTTGCTGGAAAAAACAACATGAAATATCGCCCAAACGAGAACTTTGTGTGCCTTCTAGATTGG GCCCTTTTCTTACAACAAAAGGGAGATATAATGGAGCTTGTGGATCCAAATTTGGGATCACAATTCAATAAAGAAGAGGCGAAAAGAATGATTGAAGTAGCTCTGTTGTGCACGAATCCATCACCTTCTCTTCGCCCCACCATGTCAACGGTTGTGAGCATACTTGAAGGTCGAACTACCATTCCTAAACTAGACATGGCGTTGAGTATTGATGATCCATTCATGTTCACCGGTTTGCGAAACAAGCTTGATCAAATTTCACAACAAAACTCCAAAACATCTCATAGCATGGCTACTCAATCATCCAATTCATCATCATGGATTGATTCTGCTTCTGCATCATCTTTTAGTAAGAGTAGTTTAAATTAG
- the LOC115697306 gene encoding probable LRR receptor-like serine/threonine-protein kinase At1g53430 — protein MLILLPSSLDSFLPQIKSVYLNINIKYSSSKTARISPLSLTYFGRCLANGSYTVKLHFSEIIFRDNKSYFSLGRRIFDVYVQGKLEFKDFNIEKNASGVDKETVKVVKPVVVSDKTLEIRLQWTGKGTRNVPKIGSYGSLISAISVEPYNKPPNQEKEIESRKSNTKLIIVGAVSSFCLLLIALAILWWKYYFGSNDSRKEVLRGLDLQTGFFTFKQIKAATNNFDAANKIGEGGFGSVYKGVLLDGTIIAVKQLSSKSNQGNREFINEIGMISALHHPNLVKLHGCCIEGKQLLLVYEYMENNSLAHSLFGSEEGRVKLDWNTRQRICIGIARGLAFLHEESAIKIVHRDIKATNILLDKDLNPKISDFGLAKLNEEENTHISTRVAGTIGYMAPEYAMWGYLTDKADVYSFGVMALEIVAGKNNTRFRPNENFVCLLDWATFLQQNGDISELVDPNFGSKFKKEEANRVIKVALLCINPSPSVRPTMSKVVSMLEGKTTIPELIMNSSNHDDPFKFTGLRDKLDQTSQQSSNEAQYILAESSNSSSWIDYASA, from the exons ATGCTCATTCTTTTACCTTcatcccttgattcctttcttccA CAAATCAAGAGTGTATACCTGAACATAAACATCAAATATTCGTCTTCCAAAACTGCACGCATCTCGCCTCTTTCGCTAACTTATTTCGGTCGTTGCTTAGCAAATGGAAGCTACACTGTTAAGCTGCATTTTTCAGAGATAATATTTAGAGACAACAAATCCTATTTCAGTTTAGGAAGGCGAATATTTGATGTTTATGTTCAG GGAAAATTGGAGTTTAAAGATTTCAACATTGAAAAGAATGCTAGTGGAGTTGATAAGGAAACTGTCAAGGTAGTTAAGCCAGTTGTTGTGAGTGATAAGACACTAGAGATTCGCCTCCAATGGACGGGGAAAGGTACGAGGAATGTTCCAAAGATAGGATCATATGGTTCTCTAATATCAGCTATCTCAGTGGAGCCAT ATAACAAACCTCCAAATCAGGAAAAAGAGATAGAGAGTAGAAAATCCAACACAAAGTTGATTATCGTTGGAGCGGTTTCATCTTTTTGCCTTCTTCTCATAGCTTTAGCCATTCTTTGgtggaaatattattttggaagcAATGATTCAAGGAAGGAAG TTCTTAGAGGACTTGATCTGCAAACTGGTTTCTTTACCTTTAAACAAATCAAAGCTGCCACTAACAACTTTGATGCTGCAAACAAAATCGGAGAAGGTGGATTTGGATCAGTCTACAAG GGTGTGTTATTAGATGGCACTATTATCGCAGTTAAGCAACTTTCATCCAAATCGAACCAAGGGAATCGCGAATTCATAAATGAGATAGGCATGATTTCAGCTTTACACCACCCAAACCTTGTCAAATTGCATGGATGTTGTATTGAAGGAAAGCAATTGTTGTTGGTTTACGAATACATGGAGAACAATAGCCTTGCACATTCTTTATTTG GTTCTGAAGAAGGTCGAGTGAAATTAGACTGGAATACAAGGCAAAGAATATGCATAGGCATTGCAAGAGGTCTTGCTTTCCTGCATGAGGAATCAGCTATTAAAATTGTACATAGAGATATCAAAGCCACAAACATACTTCTAGATAAAGACCTTAATCCGAAAATATCAGACTTCGGTTTGGCCAAACTAAATGAAGAGGAAAACACCCACATTAGCACTAGAGTTGCTGGAACTAT AGGATATATGGCACCAGAGTATGCAATGTGGGGTTACTTAACTGATAAAGCTGATGTATACAGTTTCGGTGTCATGGCATTGGAAATTGTGGCTGGTAAAAACAACACGAGATTTCGCCCGAATGAAAACTTTGTGTGCCTTCTAGATTGG GCTACTTTCTTACAACAAAATGGAGATATATCAGAGCTAGTGGATCCAAATTTTGGGTCAAAATTCAAGAAAGAAGAGGCAAATAGAGTGATTAAGGTAGCTCTATTGTGCATAAATCCATCTCCTTCGGTTCGCCCCACCATGTCTAAAGTTGTGAGCATGCTTGAAGGCAAGACTACCATCCCTGAACTGATCATGAATTCAAGTAATCATGATGATCCATTCAAGTTCACCGGTTTGCGAGACAAGCTTGATCAAACTTCACAACAATCCTCCAATGAAGCTCAATATATTCTTGCTGAGTCATCCAACTCATCATCATGGATTGATTATGCCTCTGCATGA
- the LOC115697305 gene encoding probable LRR receptor-like serine/threonine-protein kinase At1g07650 isoform X1, whose protein sequence is MNLVMTKFKTKTMASQTTLILLLFMFLFLFLAPFKSKAQTSTLPQDEVEAIKEIATQLNKTDWNFNDPCSNKSTNNIPRTDQYTNVITCNCSISPNNNLCHIQTIAFTGQDLDGELPKSIWKLPHLKEVKLDRNFLSGSIPREWASTKLESLVISVNNLSGTIPSFLSNMTTLKRLSMESNMFSGTIPTELGKLVNLEYLNLNANNLTGQFPLALTNLTNLKELRISSNNFSGKMPEFNNWKQLQKLEMEASGFNSSIPSSLSNLNSLTELRISDLNGEMSSNFPDLRKMTNLERLMLRSCNLRGNIPNYIRTLTNLTVLDLSFNKLEGPIPNFENIMALDTLYLTSNSLNGPIPDWIKLRDSRYQIDLSYNNFSESSEPSTCRETFNLFRSSSGQKNNSILSKCLTPCSKDHYSLYINCGGKQTTIGGITYEGDQDSGGAAKLVHNSPSWGFSSTGDFWDVWSTTKDYIAENVSLLRMNNSELYTTARLSPLSLTYYARCLANGNYTVKLHFAEIVLRDNRSYYGVGRRMFDVYVQGKPVLKDFNIEKEANGVDKEYIEVVKTVVSHKTLEIRLQWAGKGTRNVPKRGMYGSLISAISIKSDFDPPRKEKPTKFIIIGVVSAFCLVLIVLGILWWKGYFRKKESKDEVLRGLDLQTGFFTFKQIKAATDNFDPANKIGEGGFGSVYKGVLLDGTIIAVKQLSSKSKQGNREFINEIGMISALQHPNLVKLHGCCIEGKQLLLVYEYMENNSLANILFGTEKSEAKLDWNTRQRICIGIARGLAFLHEESAIKIVHRDIKATNILLDKDLNPKISDFGLAKLNEEENTHISTRVAGTIGYMAPEYALWGYLTDKADVYSFGVMALEIVAGKNNMRFRPNENFVCLLDWAIFLQQKGDVMELVDPNLGSKFKKEEAKRMIKVALLCTNPSPSLRPAMSTVVSMLEGRTTIPELVMDSSSHGDPFKFTGLRDKLDQISQQSSSEPTTWSESSSK, encoded by the exons atgaatttGGTGATGACCAAGTTTAAGACTAAGACTATGGCTTCACAAACTACATTAATACTcttactattcatgttcttgttCTTGTTCTTGGCACCATTCAAATCCAAAGCCCAAACTTCTACTCTTCCACAAGATGAag TGGAAGCTATTAAAGAAATAGCTACACAACTCAACAAAACAGATTGGAATTTCAATGATCCTTGTAGTAACAAATCAACTAATAACATCCCACGTACAGATCAGTACACCAATGTCATTACTTGCAATTGTTCCATTTCTCCTAATAATAATTTATGCCATATCCAAACCAT TGCTTTTACAGGACAAGATCTTGATGGGGAGCTTCCGAAATCGATATGGAAACTACCTCATCTTAAGGAAGT TAAATTAGACCGAAACTTCCTCAGCGGTTCAATACCGCGAGAATGGGCTTCAACAAAATTGGAAAGTCT GGTGATTAGTGTGAACAATTTATCAGGAACAATCCCTTCATTCTTATCAAACATGACCACTCTCAAACGTTT GTCCATGGAGAGCAACATGTTTTCTGGAACTATTCCAACTGAGCTTGGGAAATTAGTCAACTTGGAATATTT GAATCTTAATGCAAACAATCTCACTGGACAATTCCCTTTGGCTCTCACTAATCTCACCAACTTAAAAGAACT tagaatcAGTAGTAACAACTTTTCAGGAAAAATGCCTGAGTTTAACAATTGGAAACAACTTCAAAAATT AGAGATGGAAGCAAGTGGTTTCAATAGCTCAATTCCTTCTAGTCTATCTAATTTGAATTCCTTAACAGAATT AAGGATTAGTGACTTAAATGGGGAGATGAGCTCAAATTTTCCAGACTTAAGAAAAATGACAAATCTTGAAAGATT GATGTTGAGGAGTTGTAATCTAAGAGGAAATATTCCAAATTATATTCGAACTTTGACGAATCTAACTGTCTT AGATCTTAGCTTCAATAAATTAGAAGGGCCAAttccaaattttgaaaatattatggcaTTGGACACATT GTATTTAACAAGTAACTCACTCAATGGACCTATTCCGGATTGGATCAAACTCAGAGATAGCCGTTA CCAAATAGATCTTTCTTACAACAATTTTTCGGAATCATCTGAGCCATCTACTTGTAGAGAAACTTT CAATCTCTTTCGAAGCTCATCTGGACAGAAAAACAACTC AATACTTAGCAAGTGTTTGACTCCATGTTCAAAAG ATCATTATTCATTGTATATTAATTGTGGTGGAAAACAAACTACCATTGGAGGCATCACATATGAAGGGGATCAGGACTCTGGAGGCGCTGCAAAACTCGTCCATAACTCGCCCTCGTGGGGATTTAGCAGCACTGGTGATTTTTGGGATGTTTGGAGCACCACAAAGGATTACATAGCTGAAAATGTGTCTCTACTCAGAATGAACAATTCCGAGCTCTACACAACTGCACGCCTCTCGCCTCTTTCGCTAACTTACTATGCTCGGTGCTTAGCAAATGGAAATTACACTGTGAAACTTCATTTTGCAGAGATAGTATTAAGAGACAATAGATCTTATTATGGTGTTGGAAGGCGAATGTTTGATGTTTATGTTCAG GGAAAACCTGTGTTGAAAGATTTCAACATTGAGAAGGAAGCTAATGGAGTTGATAAAGAATATATCGAAGTAGTTAAGACAGTTGTGAGTCATAAGACACTGGAGATTCGCCTTCAATGGGCGGGGAAAGGGACGAGGAATGTTCCCAAGAGAGGAATGTATGGTTCCCTAATATCAGCTATTTCAATAAAGTCTG ATTTCGATCCTCCAAGAAAGGAAAAACCAACAAAGTTCATCATTATTGGAGTTGTTTCAGCTTTTTGTCTAGTTCTCATAGTTTTAGGAATTCTTTGGTGGAAAGGCTATTTTAGAAAGAAAGAATCAAAGGATGAAG TTTTGAGAGGATTAGACCTGCAAACTGGTTTCTTTACCTTTAAACAAATCAAAGCTGCCACTGATAACTTTGATCCCGCGAACAAAATTGGAGAAGGCGGATTTGGATCAGTCTACAAG GGTGTGCTATTAGATGGAACTATTATTGCAGTTAAGCAACTTTCATCCAAATCGAAGCAAGGGAATCGAGAATTTATAAACGAAATAGGCATGATTTCAGCTTTACAACACCCGAATCTTGTCAAACTCCATGGATGTTGCATTGAAGGAAAGCAATTGTTGCTGGTTTATGAGTACATGGAAAACAATAGCCTTGCAAATATCTTATTTGGTACCGAAAAAAGTGAAGCGAAACTAGATTGGAACACAAGGCAAAGAATATGCATAGGCATTGCAAGAGGTCTTGCTTTCTTGCATGAGGAATCAGCTATTAAAATTGTACATAGAGATATCAAAGCCACAAATATACTTCTAGATAAAGACCTTAATCCGAAAATATCAGACTTCGGTTTGGCCAAACTAAATGAAGAGGAAAACACCCACATTAGCACTAGAGTTGCTGGAACTAT AGGATATATGGCACCAGAATATGCATTGTGGGGTTACTTAACTGATAAAGCTGATGTATACAGTTTTGGTGTCATGGCACTAGAAATTGTGGCTGGTAAAAACAACATGAGATTTCGCCCGAATGAAAACTTTGTGTGCCTTCTAGATTGG GCCATTTTCTTACAACAAAAGGGAGATGTAATGGAGCTAGTGGATCCGAATTTGGGGTCAAAATTCAAGAAAGAAGAGGCGAAAAGAATGATTAAGGTAGCTTTATTGTGCACAAATCCATCACCTTCACTTCGCCCCGCCATGTCAACAGTAGTGAGCATGCTTGAAGGTCGGACAACCATCCCCGAATTGGTCATGGATTCAAGTAGTCATGGCGATCCATTCAAGTTCACCGGGTTGCGTGACAAGCTTGATCAGATTTCACAACAAAGCTCAAGTGAACCAACAACATGGAGTGAATCTTCCTCCAAATAA
- the LOC115697305 gene encoding probable LRR receptor-like serine/threonine-protein kinase At1g53430 isoform X2, giving the protein MTTLKRLSMESNMFSGTIPTELGKLVNLEYLNLNANNLTGQFPLALTNLTNLKELRISSNNFSGKMPEFNNWKQLQKLEMEASGFNSSIPSSLSNLNSLTELRISDLNGEMSSNFPDLRKMTNLERLMLRSCNLRGNIPNYIRTLTNLTVLDLSFNKLEGPIPNFENIMALDTLYLTSNSLNGPIPDWIKLRDSRYQIDLSYNNFSESSEPSTCRETFNLFRSSSGQKNNSILSKCLTPCSKDHYSLYINCGGKQTTIGGITYEGDQDSGGAAKLVHNSPSWGFSSTGDFWDVWSTTKDYIAENVSLLRMNNSELYTTARLSPLSLTYYARCLANGNYTVKLHFAEIVLRDNRSYYGVGRRMFDVYVQGKPVLKDFNIEKEANGVDKEYIEVVKTVVSHKTLEIRLQWAGKGTRNVPKRGMYGSLISAISIKSDFDPPRKEKPTKFIIIGVVSAFCLVLIVLGILWWKGYFRKKESKDEVLRGLDLQTGFFTFKQIKAATDNFDPANKIGEGGFGSVYKGVLLDGTIIAVKQLSSKSKQGNREFINEIGMISALQHPNLVKLHGCCIEGKQLLLVYEYMENNSLANILFGTEKSEAKLDWNTRQRICIGIARGLAFLHEESAIKIVHRDIKATNILLDKDLNPKISDFGLAKLNEEENTHISTRVAGTIGYMAPEYALWGYLTDKADVYSFGVMALEIVAGKNNMRFRPNENFVCLLDWAIFLQQKGDVMELVDPNLGSKFKKEEAKRMIKVALLCTNPSPSLRPAMSTVVSMLEGRTTIPELVMDSSSHGDPFKFTGLRDKLDQISQQSSSEPTTWSESSSK; this is encoded by the exons ATGACCACTCTCAAACGTTT GTCCATGGAGAGCAACATGTTTTCTGGAACTATTCCAACTGAGCTTGGGAAATTAGTCAACTTGGAATATTT GAATCTTAATGCAAACAATCTCACTGGACAATTCCCTTTGGCTCTCACTAATCTCACCAACTTAAAAGAACT tagaatcAGTAGTAACAACTTTTCAGGAAAAATGCCTGAGTTTAACAATTGGAAACAACTTCAAAAATT AGAGATGGAAGCAAGTGGTTTCAATAGCTCAATTCCTTCTAGTCTATCTAATTTGAATTCCTTAACAGAATT AAGGATTAGTGACTTAAATGGGGAGATGAGCTCAAATTTTCCAGACTTAAGAAAAATGACAAATCTTGAAAGATT GATGTTGAGGAGTTGTAATCTAAGAGGAAATATTCCAAATTATATTCGAACTTTGACGAATCTAACTGTCTT AGATCTTAGCTTCAATAAATTAGAAGGGCCAAttccaaattttgaaaatattatggcaTTGGACACATT GTATTTAACAAGTAACTCACTCAATGGACCTATTCCGGATTGGATCAAACTCAGAGATAGCCGTTA CCAAATAGATCTTTCTTACAACAATTTTTCGGAATCATCTGAGCCATCTACTTGTAGAGAAACTTT CAATCTCTTTCGAAGCTCATCTGGACAGAAAAACAACTC AATACTTAGCAAGTGTTTGACTCCATGTTCAAAAG ATCATTATTCATTGTATATTAATTGTGGTGGAAAACAAACTACCATTGGAGGCATCACATATGAAGGGGATCAGGACTCTGGAGGCGCTGCAAAACTCGTCCATAACTCGCCCTCGTGGGGATTTAGCAGCACTGGTGATTTTTGGGATGTTTGGAGCACCACAAAGGATTACATAGCTGAAAATGTGTCTCTACTCAGAATGAACAATTCCGAGCTCTACACAACTGCACGCCTCTCGCCTCTTTCGCTAACTTACTATGCTCGGTGCTTAGCAAATGGAAATTACACTGTGAAACTTCATTTTGCAGAGATAGTATTAAGAGACAATAGATCTTATTATGGTGTTGGAAGGCGAATGTTTGATGTTTATGTTCAG GGAAAACCTGTGTTGAAAGATTTCAACATTGAGAAGGAAGCTAATGGAGTTGATAAAGAATATATCGAAGTAGTTAAGACAGTTGTGAGTCATAAGACACTGGAGATTCGCCTTCAATGGGCGGGGAAAGGGACGAGGAATGTTCCCAAGAGAGGAATGTATGGTTCCCTAATATCAGCTATTTCAATAAAGTCTG ATTTCGATCCTCCAAGAAAGGAAAAACCAACAAAGTTCATCATTATTGGAGTTGTTTCAGCTTTTTGTCTAGTTCTCATAGTTTTAGGAATTCTTTGGTGGAAAGGCTATTTTAGAAAGAAAGAATCAAAGGATGAAG TTTTGAGAGGATTAGACCTGCAAACTGGTTTCTTTACCTTTAAACAAATCAAAGCTGCCACTGATAACTTTGATCCCGCGAACAAAATTGGAGAAGGCGGATTTGGATCAGTCTACAAG GGTGTGCTATTAGATGGAACTATTATTGCAGTTAAGCAACTTTCATCCAAATCGAAGCAAGGGAATCGAGAATTTATAAACGAAATAGGCATGATTTCAGCTTTACAACACCCGAATCTTGTCAAACTCCATGGATGTTGCATTGAAGGAAAGCAATTGTTGCTGGTTTATGAGTACATGGAAAACAATAGCCTTGCAAATATCTTATTTGGTACCGAAAAAAGTGAAGCGAAACTAGATTGGAACACAAGGCAAAGAATATGCATAGGCATTGCAAGAGGTCTTGCTTTCTTGCATGAGGAATCAGCTATTAAAATTGTACATAGAGATATCAAAGCCACAAATATACTTCTAGATAAAGACCTTAATCCGAAAATATCAGACTTCGGTTTGGCCAAACTAAATGAAGAGGAAAACACCCACATTAGCACTAGAGTTGCTGGAACTAT AGGATATATGGCACCAGAATATGCATTGTGGGGTTACTTAACTGATAAAGCTGATGTATACAGTTTTGGTGTCATGGCACTAGAAATTGTGGCTGGTAAAAACAACATGAGATTTCGCCCGAATGAAAACTTTGTGTGCCTTCTAGATTGG GCCATTTTCTTACAACAAAAGGGAGATGTAATGGAGCTAGTGGATCCGAATTTGGGGTCAAAATTCAAGAAAGAAGAGGCGAAAAGAATGATTAAGGTAGCTTTATTGTGCACAAATCCATCACCTTCACTTCGCCCCGCCATGTCAACAGTAGTGAGCATGCTTGAAGGTCGGACAACCATCCCCGAATTGGTCATGGATTCAAGTAGTCATGGCGATCCATTCAAGTTCACCGGGTTGCGTGACAAGCTTGATCAGATTTCACAACAAAGCTCAAGTGAACCAACAACATGGAGTGAATCTTCCTCCAAATAA
- the LOC115697308 gene encoding prolycopene isomerase, chloroplastic yields the protein MATTSLLLNLTPKVYNFRHPRPKRTNPILARTSSSPSSSTFSSGAVTVKEKSSFPGKPEADVVVIGSGIAGLCCGGLLARYEEDVIVLESHDLPGGAAHSFDIKGFKFDSGPSLFSGFQSRGPQANPLAQVLDALDERIPCVSYDSWMVYVPEGEFLSRIGPTEFFKDLEKHASPNAVREWQILLDAVLPLSAAAMALPPLSIRGDFGVLSTAAARYTPSLLKSFIEMGPKGALGATKLLRPFSEIVDSLGLKDPFIRNWIDLLAFLLAGVKSNGILSAEMIYMFAEWYKPGCCLEYPLHGSAAIVEALVRGLQKFGGRLSLGSHVEQIVVENGRATGVKLRSGQFIRAKKAVVSNASMWDTVKLLPRDVVPKSYADRVNTTPQCESFMHLHLGFDAEGIREDLGIHHIVVNDWDRGVDADQNVVLISIPSVLSPDLAPPGKHVLHAYLPGTEPYDLWKGLDRRSTEYKNLKSQRSEVMWKAVERAVGSGFSREKCEVKLVGSPLTHERFLRRNRGTYGPAIEAGKGSFPGHSSPIPQLYCCGDSTFPGIGVPAVAASGAIVANSLVSVSQHSQLLDAIGI from the exons ATGGCGACCACCTCTCTTCTTCTCAATCTCACCCCTAAAGTTTACAACTTTCGTCATCCTCGTCCAAAAAGAACAAACCCCATATTAGCTCGAACCTCATCTTCACCATCTTCATCAACTTTTTCAAGTGGGGCAGTGACAGTGAAAGAGAAAAGCTCATTCCCAGGAAAGCCAGAGGCAGATGTTGTAGTAATCGGAAGTGGCATTGCTGGACTCTGCTGCGGTGGACTCTTGGCAAGGTACGAAGAAGATGTTATTGTTCTTGAAAGCCATGATTTGCCAGGTGGGGCAGCTCACTCTTTTGATATCAAAGGGTTTAAGTTCGATTCTGGTCCTTCTTTGTTTTCTGGGTTTCAGTCTAGAGGTCCTCAGGCCAATCCTCTTGCACAA gTTCTTGATGCTTTGGATGAGAGAATTCCTTGTGTTTCTTATGATTCTTGGATGGTTTATGTTCCTGAAGGTGAATTCTTGTCACGTATTGGCCCCACTGAGTTTTTTAAG GACCTTGAAAAACATGCAAGTCCAAATGCTGTTAGAGAATGGCAAATACTCCTG GATGCAGTTCTTCCACTATCTGCAGCTGCAATGGCACTGCCTCCTCTATCCATAAGAGGGGATTTCGGTGTTCTTTCAACCGCTGCAGCCAGATACACTCCCTCACTCCTCAAATCTTTCATCGAAATGGGACCAAAGGGAGCTCTTGGTGCTACAAAGCTACTAAGGCCTTTCTCGGAAATTGTTGACTCATTAGGACTTAAAGACCCCTTTATAAGAAACTGGATTGACTTGCTGGCATTCTTGCTTGCTGGGGTCAAATCTAATGGCATTCTCTCAGCAGAGATG ATTTACATGTTTGCAGAATGGTACAAGCCGGGTTGTTGTCTAGAATACCCTCTACATGGAAGTGCGGCTATTGTTGAAGCTCTTGTACGAGGATTACAGAAGTTTGGCGGACGCCTTTCTCTAGGGAGTCACGTAGAACAAATTGTTGTTGAAAATGGCCGAGCCACTGGAGTCAAGCTAAGAAGTGGTCAA TTTATTCGCGCTAAGAAGGCGGTTGTTAGCAATGCCTCTATGTGGGACACTGTAAAACTATTGCCAAGGGATGTTGTTCCGAAATCATATGCAGACCGAGTCAACACAACACCACAGTGTGAATCGTTCATGCATCTCCATTTGGGATTTGATGCAGAG GGCATAAGAGAAGACTTAGGAATACATCATATTGTTGTAAATGATTGGGATAGAGGAGTTGATGCTGATCAAAATGTAGTTTTGATATCTATACCAAGTGTACTAAGTCCTGATCTTGCACCACCTGGGAAACATGTTCTACATGCTTATCTTCCAGGGACCGAACCTTATGACCTATGGAAAGGACTTGATCGACGAAGCACCGAATACAAGAACCTAAAATCGCAAAGATCAGAG GTGATGTGGAAAGCAGTGGAACGAGCAGTTGGTTCGGGTTTTAGCAGGGAAAAGTGTGAGGTTAAGTTGGTTGGATCTCCATTGACACATGAAAGATTTCTTAGGAGAAATAGAGGAACATATGGACCAGCCATTGAAGCTGGGAAAGGAAGCTTTCCCGGGCATTCGAGTCCTATCCCGCAGCTTTATTGTTGTGGGGATTCAACTTTTCCTGGTATAGGAGTCCCTGCAGTTGCTGCTAGTGGTGCCATTGTTGCTAATTCTTTAGTTTCTGTGTCTCAACACTCCCAACTACTTGATGCCATTGGAATCTGA
- the LOC115697309 gene encoding large ribosomal subunit protein uL10c codes for MEALLCFPSSSPSQTLTLNRPTTNPLLNRLPHKLTPYVNHGRRLPTIRSAISRTKKEETVDTVKENLENCYLLAGISYKGFTVKQFQDLRRSLPENTKLIVAKNTLVYKAIEGTKWEALKPCMTGMNAWLFVHTEEIPAAIKPYREFQKERKLDEKNDFTGAVFEGKFYGPGEFKELETMPSRGEIYSKLLGSIQGPASSVVGTIQAPARDLIMLLKAYVNKLEGEGQ; via the coding sequence ATGGAAGCCCTACTCTGTTTCCCCTCTTCTTCTCCATcccaaaccctaaccctaaatCGACCTACCACCAACCCACTCCTCAACCGACTTCCCCACAAACTCACCCCCTACGTAAACCATGGCCGCCGCCTTCCCACAATCCGATCCGCCATTTCCCGGACCAAGAAAGAAGAAACCGTCGACACAGTCAAAGAAAATCTCGAAAACTGTTACCTCCTAGCCGGAATCAGCTACAAAGGTTTCACCGTCAAACAATTCCAAGACCTCCGCCGATCTCTACCGGAGAACACGAAGCTAATCGTAGCCAAGAACACGCTGGTCTACAAAGCAATCGAGGGAACCAAATGGGAGGCGCTTAAACCCTGTATGACTGGTATGAACGCTTGGCTTTTCGTTCACACTGAAGAAATACCTGCCGCCATTAAACCCTACAGAGAGTTTCAGAAGGAGAGGAAGCTTGACGAGAAGAACGATTTCACCGGCGCCGTTTTCGAGGGGAAATTCTACGGACCTGGAGAGTTTAAGGAGCTGGAGACAATGCCGTCTAGGGGTGAGATTTATTCGAAGCTTTTGGGGTCTATTCAGGGACCGGCGTCGAGTGTGGTGGGAACGATTCAAGCTCCGGCAAGGGATTTGATAATGTTGTTGAAAGCTTATGTGAACAAATTGGAAGGAGAAGGCCAATAA